A single Carnobacterium alterfunditum DSM 5972 DNA region contains:
- a CDS encoding ABC transporter ATP-binding protein gives MENKEKILEVKGLKQYFNKGTKNEVRAVDDITFDIYKGETFGLVGESGSGKSTTGRSIIRLYDPTAGEIDFEGTKVHDISGKKDMLKFRRDMQMIFQDPYASLNPKMKVRDIIAEGIDIHGLASSTEDRNQQVDDLLKTVGLNPDHASRYPHEFSGGQRQRIGIARALAVKPKFIIADEPISALDVSIQAQVVNLLMELQKTQKLTFLFIAHDLSMVKYISDRIGVMNTGKLLELAPANEVYNTPLHPYTESLLSAVPLPDPEYERNRVRTPYIPREQNGEPEELREISPGHFVYCRESDIPALKEKKASYKK, from the coding sequence ATGGAAAATAAAGAAAAAATCTTAGAAGTTAAAGGTTTAAAGCAGTACTTCAATAAAGGTACAAAAAATGAAGTTCGTGCAGTAGATGATATTACTTTTGATATTTATAAAGGTGAAACTTTTGGTCTTGTTGGTGAATCTGGTTCAGGTAAATCAACAACAGGTCGCTCAATTATCCGTTTATACGATCCAACGGCTGGAGAAATTGACTTTGAAGGTACAAAAGTTCATGATATATCTGGTAAAAAAGATATGTTGAAATTCAGAAGAGATATGCAAATGATTTTCCAAGATCCTTATGCATCTTTAAATCCAAAAATGAAAGTCCGTGATATTATTGCTGAAGGTATCGATATTCATGGATTAGCCAGTTCTACTGAGGATAGAAATCAACAAGTAGATGATTTACTAAAAACTGTTGGTTTAAATCCAGATCATGCTTCACGCTATCCACATGAATTTTCAGGTGGGCAACGACAACGCATAGGGATCGCTAGGGCTTTAGCAGTCAAACCTAAATTCATTATTGCGGATGAACCAATATCTGCTTTGGATGTCTCAATTCAAGCTCAAGTTGTAAACTTGTTGATGGAATTGCAAAAAACTCAAAAATTAACATTTTTATTTATTGCCCATGATTTATCAATGGTTAAATATATCAGTGACCGAATTGGTGTAATGAATACTGGGAAATTGCTTGAATTAGCTCCTGCTAATGAAGTTTATAACACACCCTTACATCCTTACACTGAAAGCTTATTGTCTGCCGTACCCTTACCAGATCCTGAATATGAGCGTAACCGTGTACGTACTCCATATATTCCTCGTGAACAAAATGGGGAACCTGAAGAATTACGTGAAATCTCTCCTGGACATTTTGTTTACTGTAGAGAATCTGATATACCAGCTTTAAAAGAAAAAAAAGCAAGCTATAAAAAGTAA
- a CDS encoding IS30 family transposase, whose protein sequence is MTYTHITMDELVMIEAYYHQGVPVAKIATYLNRTRTPINNVIRFFKAGHTAFDHYLRYKKNKKQCGRKKIDLPKEQQLYIKGKVAEGWTPDVIIGRKEMTIDCSVRTLYRQFKERIFDEVTLPMKGKRKPNGHQERRGRQAYKRNISERIIDYPTFKEEFGHIEGDTIVGVHHKSAVITLVEILSKAIITLKPKGRKACDIENAMNQWFQAIPKNLFKSITFDCGKEFSNWKSLCNQHDVAIYFADPGTPSQRALNENSNGLLRKDGLPKKMDFNEVDQTFVSSVAHKRNNIPRKSLNYQTPLEVFMSYMDEDSLYSLI, encoded by the coding sequence ATGACCTATACCCATATTACCATGGATGAACTAGTGATGATAGAAGCTTATTACCACCAAGGTGTTCCAGTTGCTAAAATAGCTACTTACTTGAATCGTACTCGTACACCGATTAATAATGTTATCAGGTTCTTCAAAGCAGGACACACAGCTTTCGACCATTACCTACGGTATAAAAAAAACAAGAAACAGTGTGGACGCAAAAAAATTGATTTACCAAAAGAACAACAGCTTTATATCAAGGGAAAAGTAGCTGAGGGCTGGACGCCGGATGTCATTATTGGCCGTAAAGAAATGACAATAGACTGTTCCGTACGAACACTTTATAGGCAGTTTAAAGAAAGAATATTCGATGAAGTTACACTCCCGATGAAAGGGAAAAGAAAACCTAACGGACATCAAGAACGTAGAGGTAGACAAGCTTATAAACGAAATATCTCTGAAAGAATAATAGACTATCCCACATTTAAAGAAGAGTTTGGTCATATCGAAGGAGATACCATTGTAGGTGTTCACCACAAAAGTGCGGTTATTACTCTAGTAGAGATTTTATCAAAAGCTATCATTACCTTAAAGCCCAAAGGGCGTAAAGCCTGCGACATTGAGAATGCCATGAATCAATGGTTCCAAGCCATACCAAAAAATTTATTCAAATCCATTACGTTTGATTGCGGAAAGGAGTTTTCCAACTGGAAATCTTTGTGCAACCAACATGATGTCGCTATTTACTTCGCTGATCCTGGAACGCCTTCACAACGAGCTTTAAATGAGAATTCTAATGGACTTCTTCGAAAAGATGGATTGCCAAAAAAAATGGATTTCAACGAAGTTGACCAGACTTTCGTATCATCTGTTGCACACAAACGAAATAACATTCCAAGGAAGTCACTAAATTACCAAACACCGTTGGAAGTTTTTATGAGTTATATGGATGAAGATAGTTTGTATAGCTTAATTTGA
- the spxA gene encoding transcriptional regulator SpxA, whose protein sequence is MVTLYTSPSCTSCRKAKAWLEENNITYNERNIFSEPLTIAEIKSILKMTEDGTEEIISTRSKVFQELNVDLDDLPLNKMFDLIQDNPGLLRRPIMVDEKRLQVGYNEDEIRRFLPREVRALELKQAQLIVGY, encoded by the coding sequence ATGGTAACTTTATATACATCGCCTAGTTGTACATCATGTCGTAAAGCTAAAGCGTGGTTAGAAGAAAATAATATTACTTATAATGAAAGAAATATTTTTTCAGAGCCACTAACAATCGCTGAGATCAAATCGATTTTAAAAATGACAGAAGATGGTACCGAAGAAATCATTTCGACGCGTTCCAAAGTATTTCAAGAGCTGAATGTCGATTTAGATGATTTACCTTTAAATAAAATGTTCGATTTGATTCAAGATAATCCAGGTCTGTTACGTCGGCCAATTATGGTAGATGAAAAAAGATTGCAAGTGGGTTATAACGAAGACGAGATTCGTCGTTTCTTGCCTCGCGAAGTAAGAGCACTTGAATTGAAACAAGCTCAACTTATAGTTGGATATTAA
- a CDS encoding adaptor protein MecA, whose amino-acid sequence MEMEHINENTIRVLIENADLEERGVTFLDLLGNHKQIENFFYSILEEVDVDEQFHESDAITFQVLPNGNGLELFISKGGPINDQLDFSSASENLNSDEFSQYIKKQMVQNLNKSENENEDGNEIKSPEDETKEIVLRFDQFENMIALSKMMYLDNALSNLFIYKERYYLNLIFPINEMTERSADEEISLALEFAEKTPVTQGILEEHGKVIMENKALELTRHYFK is encoded by the coding sequence ATGGAAATGGAACATATTAACGAAAACACCATCCGAGTATTGATTGAGAACGCTGATTTAGAAGAGAGAGGCGTAACTTTTTTGGATCTTTTAGGAAATCATAAACAAATTGAAAATTTCTTTTATAGTATTTTAGAAGAAGTAGATGTAGACGAACAATTCCATGAATCTGATGCCATTACATTTCAAGTATTACCAAATGGGAATGGGTTAGAATTATTCATTAGCAAAGGTGGTCCAATAAACGATCAATTAGACTTTTCTTCAGCATCTGAAAACCTTAATTCAGATGAATTCTCTCAATATATAAAAAAACAGATGGTACAAAATTTAAATAAATCTGAAAATGAAAATGAGGACGGGAATGAGATTAAAAGTCCTGAAGATGAAACAAAAGAGATTGTTTTAAGATTTGATCAGTTTGAAAATATGATCGCATTATCAAAAATGATGTATTTAGATAATGCACTTTCTAATTTGTTTATTTATAAAGAAAGATATTATTTGAATTTGATCTTTCCTATTAACGAAATGACTGAAAGAAGTGCTGATGAAGAAATTTCACTTGCATTAGAATTTGCTGAAAAAACGCCAGTTACTCAAGGGATTTTAGAAGAACATGGCAAAGTAATTATGGAAAATAAGGCACTTGAATTAACACGTCACTATTTCAAATAA
- a CDS encoding competence protein CoiA yields MLIALNNKNQYLNAMNEQKIKNQKYDYYCPNCREPVFLKKGLIKQAHFTHFQKSECNVFSEGETEEHILGKNILYQWFTQQKIPCQLEAYLSNLKQRPDLLIWLDEQTPIAIEFQCSALSIQRMVERTTGYIKNGYKVYWILGKQYHFKNRLTSFQRLFINEHKLVGCYFLELHVDKNILMVHCRINQQGNSTHISSCSSQFELAKMSTNLEYISKQLLFFGKSNQNESKNQLIQSHYFLNQGRNYQVPEIVLFQKYIYKRGDSLISLPVEVYLPVKDQIFIKSLSYFWKYLLLEWLMERDNKEVITKKEVYQKFSLMVKNNELIFHVMPLITIESKKKCVDHFMALLTQRGVLSAISNSDWIIQKKPKRYGNENEKMTDFLSLDQ; encoded by the coding sequence ATGCTAATTGCGTTAAACAATAAAAACCAATATCTTAATGCGATGAATGAGCAAAAAATTAAGAATCAAAAATATGACTATTATTGTCCGAATTGTAGAGAACCTGTTTTTCTCAAGAAGGGACTAATCAAACAAGCTCATTTTACACATTTTCAAAAAAGTGAGTGTAATGTTTTTTCAGAAGGTGAAACTGAAGAACATATTTTGGGTAAAAATATACTTTATCAGTGGTTCACACAACAAAAGATTCCCTGTCAATTGGAAGCTTATTTGTCAAATTTAAAACAACGGCCTGATCTATTGATTTGGTTAGATGAACAAACTCCAATTGCTATTGAATTTCAATGCAGTGCTCTTTCTATTCAACGGATGGTTGAACGAACGACTGGATATATTAAAAATGGATACAAAGTTTATTGGATTTTAGGAAAACAATATCATTTTAAAAATAGGTTAACTAGTTTCCAAAGATTATTTATCAATGAGCATAAATTAGTAGGATGCTATTTTTTAGAATTACATGTTGATAAAAATATATTAATGGTTCATTGCCGTATCAATCAGCAAGGGAATTCAACTCATATAAGTTCCTGCTCTAGTCAATTTGAGTTAGCTAAAATGAGTACCAACTTAGAATATATTAGTAAGCAATTATTATTTTTTGGAAAAAGCAATCAAAATGAATCCAAAAACCAGTTGATTCAAAGTCACTATTTTTTGAATCAAGGGAGAAATTATCAAGTACCGGAGATTGTATTGTTCCAAAAATATATTTATAAAAGAGGAGATTCTTTGATTTCTTTGCCGGTAGAAGTTTATTTACCTGTGAAAGATCAAATATTTATTAAGTCATTATCTTATTTTTGGAAATACCTATTATTGGAATGGCTAATGGAAAGAGACAACAAAGAAGTTATTACTAAGAAAGAAGTGTACCAAAAATTTTCTTTGATGGTAAAAAATAATGAGTTGATTTTTCATGTTATGCCACTTATAACAATTGAAAGCAAAAAAAAGTGTGTTGATCATTTCATGGCTCTTTTGACCCAAAGAGGTGTATTGTCAGCTATTTCTAATTCAGATTGGATAATTCAAAAAAAACCTAAACGGTATGGAAATGAGAATGAAAAGATGACCGATTTTTTATCTTTAGATCAGTAA
- the pepF gene encoding oligoendopeptidase F: protein MSEPKKLPKRDKIPDESTWDLGVIFQSDEAFKQSYKELEKKIESVVTYKGTLTNGSESFLRAIQTILDLSNQMEKLYVYGQLKNDQDTTNSIYQGMYEQVTKLATQAHEAISWFEPEVLELPEERLNHYFIENEELTIYKHFIDQLTATREHVLSANEEALLAGAGEIFNASSRTFNILNNADITFPTIKDENGDDIQLTHGVYGQLMESTDRSVRESAFKNLYKVYKGLQNTFSSTLSSHVKYHNYNAKVHHYQSAREKALSSNHIPESVYDTLLDVVHDHLPLLHRYVALRKELLGVDELHMYDMYTPISGEAGIKYTYEEAEAETLKALQPLGEEYLSVLKKAFNNRWIDVIENEGKRSGAYSSGAYETNPYILLNWHDSLNHLYTLVHELGHSAHSYYTRTNQPYVYGDYSIFLAEIASTTNENILTDHLLETQTDPKVRAYVLNHYLDGFKGTMFRQTQFAEFEHFIHEEAAKGTPLTSDFLTDYYGELNAQYYGPDVEKDPEIAIEWTRIPHFYYNYYVYQYSTGFSAATALADKIVKGEEGALDKYLTYLKSGNSDYPIEVMKKAGVDMTNKTYIEDAMKVFEARLNELEELIETLKS, encoded by the coding sequence ATGAGTGAGCCAAAAAAATTACCAAAAAGGGATAAGATACCTGATGAATCAACCTGGGACTTAGGCGTGATTTTCCAATCCGATGAAGCATTTAAACAATCATATAAAGAGTTAGAAAAAAAAATAGAGTCTGTTGTAACTTATAAAGGTACATTAACTAACGGATCAGAAAGTTTCTTGAGAGCGATTCAAACTATTTTAGACTTATCTAATCAAATGGAGAAGTTATACGTTTATGGTCAATTAAAAAATGATCAAGACACAACGAACTCAATCTATCAAGGAATGTATGAACAAGTCACTAAATTAGCTACGCAAGCTCATGAGGCTATTTCGTGGTTCGAACCTGAAGTGTTAGAATTACCAGAAGAAAGATTAAATCACTATTTTATTGAAAATGAAGAGTTAACTATCTACAAACACTTTATTGATCAATTAACAGCGACTAGAGAACATGTTCTAAGTGCTAATGAAGAAGCATTGTTAGCAGGAGCAGGAGAGATTTTTAATGCTTCCAGTCGGACGTTTAACATCTTAAATAATGCAGATATAACATTTCCAACAATCAAAGATGAAAATGGAGATGATATTCAATTAACACACGGAGTCTATGGGCAATTAATGGAAAGTACTGACCGTTCTGTTCGCGAATCGGCTTTTAAAAATCTTTATAAAGTGTATAAAGGATTACAAAACACTTTTTCAAGTACTCTCTCTTCACATGTTAAATACCATAATTACAATGCAAAAGTTCATCATTATCAATCTGCACGTGAAAAAGCTTTAAGCAGCAATCATATTCCAGAATCTGTTTATGATACATTATTGGATGTCGTCCATGATCATTTACCGTTATTGCATCGCTATGTTGCTTTAAGAAAAGAACTGTTAGGTGTAGATGAGCTTCATATGTACGATATGTACACGCCTATTAGTGGAGAAGCTGGTATTAAGTATACTTATGAAGAAGCTGAAGCTGAGACTTTAAAAGCTCTTCAACCACTAGGTGAGGAGTACTTGTCTGTTTTAAAAAAGGCTTTTAATAATCGATGGATCGATGTCATAGAAAATGAAGGCAAAAGAAGTGGTGCATACTCTTCAGGAGCGTACGAAACAAATCCTTATATTTTGTTGAATTGGCACGATTCACTAAACCATTTGTACACGCTCGTTCATGAATTAGGACACAGTGCCCATAGTTACTACACAAGAACGAATCAGCCATATGTGTATGGAGATTATTCTATTTTTTTAGCAGAAATAGCTTCTACTACAAATGAAAATATTTTAACGGATCATCTGTTAGAGACACAAACAGATCCGAAAGTCCGAGCATATGTTTTAAATCATTATTTGGATGGGTTTAAAGGCACTATGTTTAGACAAACTCAATTTGCTGAGTTTGAACATTTTATACATGAAGAAGCAGCAAAAGGGACACCTTTAACAAGTGATTTTTTAACAGATTATTATGGAGAATTAAATGCACAGTATTATGGTCCAGATGTTGAAAAAGATCCTGAAATTGCTATCGAATGGACTAGAATTCCACATTTTTATTATAATTACTATGTTTATCAATATTCAACAGGTTTTTCAGCTGCTACAGCTTTAGCAGATAAAATCGTTAAGGGTGAAGAAGGAGCTTTAGATAAATACTTGACCTATTTGAAATCTGGAAACAGCGATTATCCTATTGAAGTAATGAAAAAAGCGGGAGTAGACATGACCAATAAAACCTATATAGAGGATGCTATGAAAGTATTTGAAGCTAGATTAAATGAATTAGAAGAATTGATTGAAACCTTAAAAAGTTAG
- a CDS encoding DsbA family protein encodes MIEIYLFINPIDSTCFQAEKEVLNFIEKAASKIRVNFIPVHNLTTVTQYLSTNNLPKSDLELRNSVHSVVYDICLYYTAATMQGKKKGRNFLLELQHALLEENRVFSENLVLESAEQAKLDIPMFLEDKELDFTKTSFEADQKIACEVNAFNTPSCLLFNDNHKEHGLLIEEGITVELLQALQNPNPMIIEARNQIISKNKTRLINKASLQVL; translated from the coding sequence TTGATTGAAATTTATTTATTTATTAATCCAATTGATTCTACTTGTTTCCAAGCTGAAAAGGAAGTATTAAATTTTATTGAAAAAGCTGCTAGTAAAATTCGTGTTAATTTTATTCCAGTTCATAATTTAACCACGGTGACTCAGTATCTTTCTACAAACAACTTACCAAAAAGTGATTTAGAGTTACGTAATTCTGTACATTCTGTAGTGTATGACATTTGTCTTTATTATACTGCTGCAACTATGCAAGGAAAGAAAAAAGGCCGTAATTTCCTACTTGAATTGCAACATGCATTACTTGAAGAAAATAGAGTCTTTTCAGAAAATCTTGTTTTGGAATCTGCTGAGCAAGCCAAATTAGATATTCCTATGTTTCTTGAAGATAAAGAATTAGACTTTACAAAAACTTCTTTTGAAGCTGATCAAAAAATAGCTTGTGAGGTAAATGCTTTTAATACCCCTTCTTGTTTACTATTTAATGACAATCATAAAGAGCACGGTTTATTGATTGAAGAAGGCATTACGGTCGAACTGCTTCAAGCACTGCAAAACCCTAATCCAATGATCATTGAAGCAAGAAATCAAATAATCTCAAAAAATAAAACCCGTTTAATTAATAAAGCTTCATTGCAAGTACTTTAA
- a CDS encoding GTP pyrophosphokinase, translating into MNQDQKWEDFLIPYNQAVEELKIKLKGIRKEFSKGNRHIPIEFVTGRVKPVNSIIGKAALRNIPFDKIDTEMQDIAGLRIMCQFVEDIHEVVRLLRNRNDMKIIEERDYITNKKESGYRSYHVVFEYPVQLIDGEKRILVEIQVRTLAMNFWATIEHSLNYKYQGEFPDAINVRLKRAAEAAFQLDEEMSQIREEIQEAQHLFSHSKRPVIDETSNRY; encoded by the coding sequence ATGAATCAAGATCAAAAGTGGGAAGATTTTTTAATACCTTATAATCAGGCTGTTGAAGAATTAAAAATAAAACTAAAAGGAATTCGTAAAGAATTTAGTAAAGGGAATCGGCATATTCCAATCGAATTTGTTACTGGGAGAGTAAAACCGGTAAATAGCATTATTGGAAAAGCAGCTTTAAGGAATATTCCGTTCGATAAAATAGATACTGAGATGCAAGATATAGCAGGATTAAGAATCATGTGTCAATTTGTAGAAGATATTCATGAAGTAGTTAGACTTTTAAGAAATCGAAATGATATGAAAATAATTGAAGAACGAGATTATATAACGAATAAGAAGGAAAGTGGCTACCGGTCGTACCATGTTGTATTTGAGTACCCAGTGCAATTGATCGATGGCGAAAAAAGAATACTTGTTGAGATACAGGTGCGTACATTGGCAATGAATTTTTGGGCTACGATTGAACATTCATTAAACTATAAATATCAGGGTGAGTTTCCAGATGCTATTAATGTTCGTTTAAAACGAGCTGCAGAAGCTGCTTTTCAACTAGATGAAGAAATGTCTCAAATTAGAGAAGAAATACAAGAAGCGCAACACTTATTTTCTCACAGTAAAAGACCAGTTATTGATGAAACATCAAACAGGTATTAA
- a CDS encoding NAD kinase — protein sequence MKIAVVNNNGEQSLKLAKEFRILCLKNRLLLDDKNPDIVVTIGGDGTLLSAFHRYAHMLDHVRFVGVHTGHLGFYTDWRDYELEDLVSSLLRDEGESVSYPLLDVKVTYQGQKESSHFLSLNESTMKRIDGTMVCDVFIKDELFERFRGDGMCVSTPTGSTGYNKSVGGAVIHPRLEALQLTEIAPINNRVFRILGSPLIVARDEWIRIKPITTEGFVLTIDQLTSSEKNITELNYSIAKERIHFARYRHTHFWSRVEDAFIGAKKKYEI from the coding sequence TTGAAAATAGCAGTAGTTAATAATAATGGAGAGCAATCTTTAAAACTAGCTAAAGAATTTCGGATACTCTGCTTGAAAAACCGTCTTCTATTAGATGATAAAAATCCAGATATCGTTGTAACGATCGGTGGAGATGGAACATTGTTGTCCGCTTTTCATAGGTATGCCCATATGTTAGATCATGTTCGATTTGTGGGGGTACATACAGGACATTTAGGTTTTTATACAGATTGGCGAGATTACGAGTTAGAAGATTTAGTCTCAAGTTTACTTAGAGATGAAGGTGAAAGTGTTAGCTATCCATTGCTTGATGTTAAGGTAACATACCAAGGGCAAAAGGAATCTTCTCACTTTTTGTCCTTAAATGAATCAACAATGAAACGGATAGATGGAACAATGGTGTGTGATGTATTCATAAAGGATGAACTGTTTGAAAGGTTTAGAGGAGATGGAATGTGTGTTTCGACACCTACTGGTTCGACTGGCTATAATAAGTCTGTAGGAGGAGCAGTTATCCATCCTCGACTGGAAGCACTACAGCTGACTGAAATCGCTCCTATTAATAATCGGGTATTTCGTATTCTAGGTTCACCCTTAATTGTTGCACGGGATGAATGGATCAGAATCAAACCAATCACAACTGAGGGGTTTGTTTTAACCATCGATCAATTGACATCTTCCGAAAAAAATATTACTGAATTAAATTATAGCATTGCGAAAGAACGCATTCACTTTGCTCGTTACAGACATACTCATTTCTGGAGCCGAGTTGAAGATGCTTTTATTGGAGCGAAAAAAAAATATGAAATTTAG
- a CDS encoding RluA family pseudouridine synthase gives MKFSWIYDLPTSLQVKSFLKIKGISRSLLAKIKFRGGKIEVNETEVTVRYLLKENDSIQITIPNETPHETTVPIDIPIDILYEDQHYLVVNKPYGVASVPSQVHPESTMANRVKGYYVRQGYVDQVIHIVTRLDRDTTGLMLFAKHGYAHALMDVQLRSKEIQKKYTALIKGQLDEGEHGFIDAPIARTVDSIITRRAHSSGKEALTEYWVKKSFPQATLVDIQLHTGRTHQIRVHFTHIGHPLMGDDLYGGEKNNWIVRQALHCNELNFIHPFTNEKINLTLDHPEDIAQWLHQHKQQEVNR, from the coding sequence ATGAAATTTAGTTGGATATATGATCTGCCAACTAGTCTACAAGTGAAATCATTTTTAAAAATAAAAGGAATTTCACGTAGTTTACTAGCAAAAATAAAGTTCCGCGGCGGGAAAATTGAAGTCAATGAAACTGAAGTAACTGTGCGTTATCTCTTGAAAGAAAACGATAGTATACAAATCACGATTCCTAATGAAACTCCTCATGAAACAACAGTTCCTATCGATATTCCGATTGATATCTTGTATGAAGATCAACATTATTTAGTTGTAAATAAACCTTATGGAGTTGCTTCGGTACCGTCTCAAGTTCACCCTGAAAGTACCATGGCAAATCGAGTTAAAGGTTACTATGTACGTCAAGGTTACGTTGATCAAGTTATTCATATTGTGACTCGACTTGACCGAGATACTACAGGATTAATGTTGTTCGCTAAACATGGCTACGCACATGCATTAATGGATGTGCAGTTAAGAAGTAAAGAAATTCAAAAAAAATATACTGCACTGATCAAGGGTCAGCTAGACGAAGGGGAACATGGATTTATTGATGCTCCTATTGCACGAACTGTCGATTCCATTATTACAAGAAGAGCTCATTCCTCTGGAAAAGAAGCTTTAACCGAGTATTGGGTCAAAAAGTCTTTCCCACAAGCAACCTTGGTCGATATTCAATTGCATACCGGAAGAACTCATCAAATAAGGGTTCATTTTACTCATATTGGCCACCCGTTAATGGGAGACGACTTATATGGTGGTGAGAAGAATAATTGGATAGTTAGGCAAGCGTTGCATTGTAATGAATTAAATTTTATACACCCTTTTACAAACGAAAAAATAAATCTTACACTAGACCATCCTGAAGATATTGCCCAATGGCTACATCAGCATAAGCAGCAAGAGGTCAATCGTTAA
- the mgtE gene encoding magnesium transporter, with protein MKEVQVEFEEQIEQLKSYLIAEDINSFREKFLELHVYEQSQVYLSLSKDERLRAYNFLSPNEMADTFEILEEEEESVEKYLEEMNPQYAANMLSEMYRDNAADMLNQLEPYTIKKYLSLMPKKDADGIKKLLKYEDDTAGSIMTTEYISIFANQTIQSAMAILKKKAPEAETIYYVYVVDATRKLVGVISLRDLIVHEDDEMISDIMGDRLISVNGNDDQRDVARTMQDYDFLAIPVVDDEERLIGIITVDDIMDVISDEAASDYSGLAGVDVEERSENPFVVASKRLPWLIILLFLGIGTSTLISNYEEMISKASILAVFISLITGTAGNAGTQSLAVAVRKLADNDENKRNFKKLIISEIASGLITGVVTGATIFLAVGIWKENFVLGSVIGIAMLVAITIANLAGSFIPILMERIGFDPAVASGPFITTLTDLTSVLIYFNIAALFMEYLV; from the coding sequence TTGAAAGAAGTACAAGTAGAATTTGAAGAGCAAATAGAACAGTTGAAAAGCTATTTAATAGCTGAAGATATCAATTCATTCAGAGAAAAATTTTTAGAATTGCACGTTTATGAACAAAGTCAAGTTTATCTATCCTTGTCAAAGGATGAACGTTTAAGAGCATATAACTTTTTATCTCCTAATGAAATGGCAGATACGTTCGAAATACTCGAAGAAGAAGAAGAATCAGTCGAAAAATATTTGGAAGAAATGAACCCTCAGTATGCTGCAAATATGCTGAGTGAAATGTACCGAGATAATGCAGCAGATATGCTGAATCAACTAGAACCTTATACGATCAAAAAATACTTAAGTTTAATGCCAAAAAAAGATGCTGATGGCATTAAAAAATTGTTGAAGTATGAAGACGATACTGCTGGTTCAATTATGACAACTGAGTATATTTCAATTTTTGCAAATCAGACGATCCAGTCAGCCATGGCGATTTTAAAAAAGAAAGCACCAGAAGCTGAAACGATTTATTATGTATATGTAGTAGATGCAACTAGAAAATTAGTTGGTGTTATATCATTAAGAGACTTAATCGTGCATGAAGACGATGAAATGATTTCAGACATTATGGGTGATCGTTTGATATCTGTAAACGGCAATGATGATCAAAGAGACGTCGCGCGCACTATGCAAGATTATGACTTTCTAGCTATTCCTGTAGTAGACGATGAGGAACGGTTGATAGGAATCATTACTGTAGATGATATCATGGATGTTATCAGTGATGAAGCAGCCAGCGATTACTCCGGTTTAGCTGGGGTCGATGTAGAAGAACGATCTGAAAACCCATTTGTTGTTGCTTCAAAAAGGCTTCCTTGGTTGATCATATTATTATTCCTTGGAATTGGAACCTCCACTTTAATCAGCAATTATGAAGAGATGATCAGTAAAGCAAGTATTTTAGCTGTATTTATATCATTGATAACAGGAACTGCAGGAAATGCAGGGACCCAATCATTAGCTGTTGCTGTTCGTAAATTAGCAGATAATGATGAAAATAAAAGAAATTTCAAGAAATTAATTATAAGTGAAATAGCTTCCGGTCTGATAACCGGTGTTGTGACAGGAGCCACAATATTCTTAGCAGTAGGAATTTGGAAAGAAAATTTTGTTTTAGGATCAGTTATAGGTATAGCAATGCTAGTAGCAATCACAATTGCCAATCTTGCCGGAAGTTTCATCCCTATTCTAATGGAAAGAATAGGGTTTGACCCTGCAGTTGCTAGTGGCCCATTTATTACGACACTTACAGATTTAACCAGTGTATTAATTTACTTTAATATTGCTGCATTGTTTATGGAATATTTAGTTTAG